The Natronoarchaeum philippinense genome includes the window CGGCGAGGTCGACGCCGTCGACGGTGACGACCCGCACGTCGGCGACGTGGGGCTCGTCGATCGGCCGGCCGATCTGACTGAGCAGGCGGATGCGCATGTCGCGGATACCGTCGACCTCCTCGACGACGGCCTCGGCGATGTCCGTCGAGAGCAGGTTGTAGATCTTCCCGATGTGGTTGACGGGGTTCTTCCCGCTGGTGGCCTCCATCGACATCGAGCGGTTGGGCGTGATCAGCCCGTTGGCGCGGTTGCCCCGGCCGACCGAGCCGTCGTCGCCCTGCTCGGCGCTCGTACCGGTCGTCGTCAGATAGATCGAGCCTTCCTCGTAGTCGTCGGCAGTGTTGACGTGGACCGAGACCTCGCGGTCGGTGTACTCGCGCGCCAGCTCCTCGACGTGGTCGTGGACCGCCGTGACGGCTTCGTCGTACTCGTCGAGGTCGGCGATGTGCTCGTCGATCATCGCGGCCGCGACGGTGATGTCGATCCGGTCGCCCTCGCGCTTGCCCATGATCTTCACGTCGGGGCCGAGTTCGGGGTTGGCCTCGGCGTAGGGACCGTTGAGACTGTGTTCGGCTTCGAGAACGATCTGTTCGGTCTCGGTCAGGGGAG containing:
- a CDS encoding methionine adenosyltransferase; protein product: MTERNIRVEPIDRRAVEDQEVEIVERKGIGHPDSICDGIAEAVCGALAREYIDRVGKVLHFNTDETQLVAGNAAPAFGGGEVQEPIYLLIVGRATKRYEGTRIPAETIALEAAREYLEANIPQLDVGTDVVIDVKLGEGSGDLQEVFGEEGTTVPMANDTSFGVGHAPLTETEQIVLEAEHSLNGPYAEANPELGPDVKIMGKREGDRIDITVAAAMIDEHIADLDEYDEAVTAVHDHVEELAREYTDREVSVHVNTADDYEEGSIYLTTTGTSAEQGDDGSVGRGNRANGLITPNRSMSMEATSGKNPVNHIGKIYNLLSTDIAEAVVEEVDGIRDMRIRLLSQIGRPIDEPHVADVRVVTVDGVDLADVEAEITEIVDRELADVTSVTERVIEGELTTF